The DNA window AATTGGATAGCTCTTCCACAGAAGGCTGGTAAGCCCACTTATGAATTTCCGTGTTACAACACTAGTATTTGTTATGGTTTGCCAGCAGTTGGTGCCAATGAATGAGTCTTCTTCTTGGCATAATTATGATCAGGGCTTAGAAGATGCGGAAAGAGTTGCAGATTGAGATGGCTTAACTACCTCAGGCCCAACATTAAACATGGAGACTTCACAGATGATGAGGATAGGATAATTTGCAGCCTCTTTGCGAGCATTGGTAGCAGGTACAATCACCAGCCTTTGCCTTGTTTTTTACTATTTTTCCTCCAGATCTTGCCCATATTCATATGTTCTGTATGATTTTAATTATTTGCCACTACCACCCACCCCccccaaaaaattttttttccccttttccttgaACCTATGTTGTATCAATGAAAGAAGTGAAGAAGTAGGTTAAAGTTCCTGCTCGGACAGTCCTTTCCAATTTGATCCCATATTGCAAATACAATGGTGCAGGTGGTCAATAATAGCAGCTCAATTACCAGGCAGGACGGACAATGACATCAAGAACTACTGGAACAccaagctgaaaaagaaaataatgggATCTCACAAAAAATGCCATCAACCCAGCCCCTACGCATCACCATATTCGGGGTTTGAGCCTGCATCTATAACATCATCACCATTTTCAGCTCCATCACCATCAATATCATCAGTATATCACAATTATCATACCACCACCCAATTTAGGTCCCTCTCAGGCTATGAAACTTTTTCATCAACCCCGCCAAGTCTGTTGAACGCTAATTGTTCTTCAACAAGTACCGGTTTTCAAGAAGTTCAACATATGGGTGGTTCCATGCACAGTTACCTAGTTCAAGACAGTAGTCTCCTAAGGTTCGGAGGTGAAGCTAGCTGTAGTTCTTCAGATGGCAGCTCCACAAATCAGAACAGCTACGGCAAAGAGGTAGAGCATGATTTACAAAACTATCTCTGCAGCACTGGTGTTGATCATGAAAATCAGAAGATTATGATCAACAGTGACGTCACTATTGAATACGCTGATGATCAGAAGCCATGTAGTGAAAATCCACTGGATTATAGTCTTGAAGAGATTAAACAACTGATTAGCACCAATCTCTGCAACAACTTCTTCGTTGATGAAAACAAGACAGATGAAAAGGTGGCATACTACAACTGATGCCGACTGTTGCAGGTACAGTCAGAAGGTTTTGAAGGGATGGATCATGAATCACGGATGGTGTTGATTCGAAGTAGTCTTTAGTAGGCTTCTCCATTCGTGGGGGTTAGGACTTTTGTGTATTTCGATGAAAACGTACACCTTTTTTGACAGTACATAGTTAGTGATGAAAGTCCCCATGTCCATTTTGTTTTCCGGGAAATGATCGATCGACGTGTTATTGCTGTCTTTAGCTGATCCAAAGTTATTTAATTTCATGAAAACTGGAAATGGCATCATTCTTCAAGAATCAAACTACTTCGATGCTAAACATGCACAATGAATCCTTCACCGAGAGAATAATTTAATTATTGGTTtaacttctttttttccccctataAAACTGGTCAAGCTCAGTGCGAGATTCTTGGACTTTTTCTGGGCTTTTAGAGTTATTAATTCCATAATCTTGTGACTAATCTCACCCCTGTCGGAAATCCTTAGTATACTTCAAAGAATCAGTTATGAAGTGATTAACAAGTCTGCGATGAATTATTGACATCCCAAGCCAACCTCGGTCACTTCACGTACCATTTTTCAAAACTAGAATTGAGAGGTTTCCCAAGAAACTCTTTTCTTTgcagttttttcctttttctatgcGTACATGAAGTATACTTGTTGCCACAGATTAAGATGCCTGTTTTGTGAATGGATTAAACATTAACTAATGTAACTGGACTGCGAGGGGAAGTCGTGTAATATTAGAATTAACCAAAAGTTACAAATATTATACATGTGAGCCATGTTCCCATCATCTATTACTGTATGATTAGGACTTGTGGGGTTTAGGCATTTTAGTGGCAACATGAAAAATCAATACGTGATAAACAAGTCCAACTTGGGCTGCCTACAAAAATGTACGATCTCCATGCATGATAGTTGATGCCTCCTGCAAAATCAATGCATTGACCTCTTCACCATATTTGTTTGCTTCTACACAAGACAAGAGTAAATTATTGGGACTGCCAGCTATAAAATATGCTTGGCTCGGCTTCGGCCACTGGGGAAAGTGGTTCTCTAGGCATGTCTTTTCTAGTGGAGTGCAAAAGGTCAAAAGGTACTACTAATACATAAAGAAGATGATCGCGTCCTTTTGCTTGGTAATTATATGCCTTTTGCCATGTTTAACATACTCAAAGATAGAAAAAGTGATTGCAAGAAATACTACTGTACTTTCGATGCCTGTTTAAAAGCGGACAGCAAAACTTGAAAATGCATTGGCATGATCTTTCTCTTAGAGGGGGAAAAAGTACGAAAGTTCGGATATTGATCAAGATACAGAGAACAGGTGAGCGACATGCTAATCCGAAAAGCAATAGTGATCACAGTACTAATATATACTATTGTTTTGTACTAGTCACAGAAACTTCCAGTTTCCTGAAGCTACTTCCTTTGCCTTTCTGAAAAGTAAAAACATGCTATAACTTGTTATAGGtcgtttgatttttttttttgaacttcaTGTCACAAGAAAATGCTCACTCGTGAGTGGTGAAGCTGTGATCAATCTGATGTAGGTACGGGTGCAGAATAATCACATCACAGTTATATAATTTCTGAAGTAAGAGTGACGAAGTTTTTTCCATCGACTTTGCATGCTAGAACAAGTCAATCTTCAATTCAGGGctccttttctttcccttttttttttcttctaatttttagAAGAATTCAGTACATGGCTTTGACTACTTAAAAAGAATTTGATTTCGAGAACAAGAATAAATGTTTAATAGAGTTTAACATGTCCAAGCAAGGGAAGTAAATAATCCTCGCAAATTCCACTCTCCCTTTTTCTAGGGCTTGATGCCGAAAACCttgctttaaaaaaaatggtGCACGAAATCTCCACAGCCAAAGCTCGAGGCATTGAAAAAcattagaggtggcaaaatgggcgggatgggcgggatttgcttgggtttgtgatggaaccgggtcatatgggtttgggctcAATCTTACCCATATGTATTTTGGGACTAAgttgggcgggatcactttgggatgggtttagattgatcccgcccaatacccaaatctattttctacatatttttttcctttaattcatttttattttttatataattttaatatttttgatttattaaattttttaattttattaaataaacatgcaagtgctttatactcaggattcccatcaaaaattggattaacaaataaaggaaaaaatagatatacagtcatattccaacatatatcaagatggccaaggtacTTAAGGTattgaatatttattctcatcattgtccaaagatgacaggtctaaattgactgaaatgttgaaaattcttgtggataatgactaggaaaactactagattatattctctagtatgactataaaaattgttaaagataatttttaaatctaagactccgtttggattggctattttttcaaaaaataagtttttcaaatacaatgttacagtaatatacaataactcaaaaaacatctcatccatattagtatatcaaatatttcaaaaaaaatatttcatatagtaaaaatttttcatatacactgctataataaaatatttcaaaaataccccccaaaaatagttaaaccaaacagagcccttgttatttgagcccaatgggtacccaagtatttcccaagtattcccatcaattaatgggtacaattgggatttgtcccattttaaacccaatatcaaaatccaatacccatcccgcccaaagtccccatgggcatgggtaacccattggaacttgggacaaattgccacctctaaaaaacatataaaaataaaacacacacacacacacactcacccaaaaaaaaaaagaaaaagaaagaagcaagGGACGGTCTTTACGTAATCATGTGTAGTCTTTTTGGTGAAGTTAAAAACTTCCAATAATATTAATAATTCTGCAATTAGTCAGGTGTAATTCATCACAACCAAAGATTAAATGAGCGGTATTATAGTACCATAGCTGCGTAACTAGAGATAGACTTCCATCTCATGGTGCACGACACCACCACCTTGCAATTGAGTAGCATGGACTCTGACCCAAGaaaaacaaatcaagaaaacaaaatcaagaaaaccaATCAAGCCCTGCCCTTTTACTGCCAAgtactaatatttttttaacTATTATGGATTTGTTGTGAATTAGGCGGAGCACACACTGATTCGTGAGATTTAGATGATATACAGCAGAATCAGATTACTAAACAAGTTGTgatatttccttttttttttttttttgcgggtcCTTAAATGTTCTATCCCCATCCACTGAGCCAGATGACATAAAGTAATCCCGTGAAAGCAAGAGGATTTGCATGCTACGACAGGTGAAGTACGAGGGTgcaaaaattgttttttttttttttctaatcatttaaatattttaccATGCAAGTAAATAGTACGGCTTTTTTGATCAATCAATAATATCTCAAGACCCGAATAAAATATTCGTTTTTTTCTGTTAGTTGTCTTGCACAAATCAAACAAAAGATAATTAACAATACGTGTGGGTCAGTTTGATTGTTGAATCTGGATaagggtgaaaaaaaaaaaaagcaacccGGGGACAGATTACTACAACACCCGTTACAGATGGTAACACCCCAAAAATACTCAAGCCCGTTTATTAtcaaaaaacttaaaaatagaATTCTAAAGGGATATTACTCTTTAGCTATGGAACTTAGTTGGATGAGTCAACACTGGAGAACGAATATTCTTTCTCTGACatagtaaaaatatttttagtaTTTGCTACTTTTGTATAGATAGCTGGAAATCAGGCTATCTTCCAACAAGTTCTTGTTTGTGCAGTGCTGGTAGTAGCTGCTGTTCTGCATTCTGTTCCTGAGGTCGTGACTAGTTGGTATTAGTGGATCAGGACTTCCACTTTAGATAGCTGTTGGGTAGGCTGGCTGATGTACTTGGTCTTTTGACCCTGTACAATTTATCTgctgatcaatttttttttttttttgttttcgaCGACAAAAAACACAAGGAGGAAGAACACAAGGACTCAAGCTCTTCGCTTCATTTGCTTCCACttgactttctttttttcattttatctaTACATGTAAATTCTTCACCAGATTAGCAATTTTCAGTTAAGAGCAATAAGAGTAACTTAATCATCAAGATGTGCATTGAGAAGGATCAAAATGAAGCGCTGACAAACATAAAAATATCACTGCAAACAATGAGGGGAATCATATTGACATCAAATGTACATCTTGAATTGTCCTATACATAGAAGCAGATGATATTATGTACAACTACAAACAATGGTCAGAGGAGCCAGTAATTCATCTACACAAAGTCCCACTGCCAATATACCTTCTCCACAATCCCTCCACCACTCCGAACTGCAAGGTGGAGTGTTTCTGAGGCTGGGGGAACACCCCAAAGTAGGGG is part of the Coffea eugenioides isolate CCC68of chromosome 6, Ceug_1.0, whole genome shotgun sequence genome and encodes:
- the LOC113776187 gene encoding transcription factor RAX2 — its product is MGRAPCCDKANVKKGPWSPEEDAKLKEYIEKSGTGGNWIALPQKAGLRRCGKSCRLRWLNYLRPNIKHGDFTDDEDRIICSLFASIGSRWSIIAAQLPGRTDNDIKNYWNTKLKKKIMGSHKKCHQPSPYASPYSGFEPASITSSPFSAPSPSISSVYHNYHTTTQFRSLSGYETFSSTPPSLLNANCSSTSTGFQEVQHMGGSMHSYLVQDSSLLRFGGEASCSSSDGSSTNQNSYGKEVEHDLQNYLCSTGVDHENQKIMINSDVTIEYADDQKPCSENPLDYSLEEIKQLISTNLCNNFFVDENKTDEKVAYYN